One region of Pagrus major chromosome 5, Pma_NU_1.0 genomic DNA includes:
- the ercc6l gene encoding DNA excision repair protein ERCC-6-like — protein MDVSPQNGEVEAISQKLEKSLSMDTDDKMEQYQRFIQDGKNVAKQGDMHKALKFFKLAYSIHQSQKLESRIKKIEELISQDDSEEDEEFVDVNGSGLMLFKDLYDKLYDYQRNGVAFLYSLYRDRLKGGILADDMGLGKTIQVISFLSGMYDNELVKHTLLVMPTSLITNWTKEFAKWTPGMRVKEFHGTSKGERTRNLEKVQRRGGVIITTYTMLMNNWQQLSSYHGKEFTWDFMILDEAHKIKTTTTKTAKSATAIPSKNRVLLTGTPVQNNLKEMWALFDFACQGTLLGTAKTFKTEYENPITRAREKDATPGEKALGSRMSENLMAIIKPYFLRRTKAEVQKKKMNGAHQCKEEDTDKKDSQVPDHPKDSGAVMPTLTRKNDLIVWTYLSSVQEDIYRQFISLDHIKELLMTTRSPLAELNILKKLCDHPRLLSAAAIAKLGLEESTAESQQSDDTETDAHSNANIPDNTLISESGKLVFLFALLERLRQEGHRTLVFAHYRKVLDIIERILGNRGFKVMRLDGTITQIAERERRISQFQTDESYSVFLLTTQVGGVGITLTAANRVVIYDPSWNPATDAQAVDRAYRIGQTENVVIYRLITCGTVEEKIYRRQVFKDSLIRQNTGDKKNPFRYFSKQELKELFTLEDTRSSSTQMQLQALHSRHRRTDPELDEHIAHLHAMEMFGITDHDLMFSLDINHDEAPEDQEHQYIEGRVQKAQELMKAESELQMQLAESMASSTEPAWLRQPVENNDRERSHEKKRNPRPSPSYPRHDNNLNRSPIVVDLDQSSSGETEGQQSLSDRVIDLTADQSMTEEQPVVNISEDKLSETDLDSLKHQSVKQEKSYLEAADASPQEVLQGSLVMSEVNDAGDTADASVQELMDESVMSEAAVASTGYNSQAYITAFDEDEEQLNGFSHSKHDSRMDLGHPHPTPLKNKRLSVLQTSNSSFKADTSSRVSTGLESFGGNFNLQLEDSDMFSDQDVPDPQETEAEERKLLSQLQMEGSLDVNKSLSERQHEEALGRSLNSVHNSKMESINDSIIATKKKRAAVIYDSEEDEDADDDDDDDDTQELNRSQLENSFQVLGASTPKSAPSGSTPLRSRKSVGGNTSVASRRSLLHSIIQDMETNQDMDEEESYDDISKRHSHEAEEEEEEEEEESYNDNISKRHSDEAEEEEEDIIGLTHDELQLEETIGETLNTEGEEEVEEVEEEEVEEVEEVEEEEEEEYSKSGDSVDESEEEMSSNLEESTSEPELTSSERMDQCTVTTGVETNGTTDVVMLDDESYDSLVSRGREYYSKGELDDALSFFLRAIDIKPGDPEIQLMTIQLYRQLSQRR, from the exons ATGGATGTTTCTCCGCAAAATGGTGAAGTTGAGGCGATTTCTCAGAAACTGGAAAA GTCTTTGTCCATGGATACAGACGACAAGATGGAGCAATACCAAAG ATTCATTCAAGATGGTAAAAACGTTGCCAAACAAGGTGACATGCACAAAGCTCTGAAGTTCTTCAAGTTGGCGTACAGCATCCACCAGAGTCAAAAACTTGAAAGCAGGATAAAGAAAATTGAGGAACTTATTTCTCAGGATGACtctgaagaagatgaagagttTGTCGATGTAAACGGCAGCGGTTTGATGCTTTTCAAAGATTTATATGACAAGCTTTATGACTACCAGAGAAACGGAGTGGCCTTCTTGTACAGTCTCTACAGAGATCGTCTTAAAGGAGGGATCTTGGCAGATGACATGGGGCTCGGTAAAACCATCCAGGTGATCTCGTTCCTCTCTGGTATGTACGATAACGAGctggtcaaacacacactgctggtcATGCCAACGTCTCTCATCACAAACTGGACCAAGGAGTTCGCCAAGTGGACCCCTGGCATGAGAGTCAAGGAGTTTCACGGTACCAGCAAAGGAGAGAGGACCAGGAATCTGGAGAAAGTGCAGAGGAGAGGTGGCGTCATCATCACCACGTACACTATGCTTATGAATAACTGGCAGCAACTGTCATCCTACCACGGCAAAGAGTTCACATGGGACTTCATGATCCTGGATGAggcacacaaaataaaaaccacaaCTACCAAAACGGCCAAGAGTGCCACCGCCATACCTTCGAAAAACCGAGTTCTTCTCACGGGAACTCCAGTCCAGAACAACCTGAAAGAAATGTGGGCTCTCTTTGACTTCGCTTGCCAAGGCACTCTCCTTGGCACAGCTAAAACGTTTAAAACAGAGTACGAGAACCCCATCACTCGTGCCAGAGAGAAGGATGCCACTCCAGGGGAAAAGGCCCTCGGGTCCCGGATGTCTGAGAACCTCATGGCCATAATAAAACCGTACTTCCTCCGCAGGACAAAAGCAgaagtgcagaaaaaaaaaatgaatggtgCACACCAGTGCAAAGAGGAAGATACAgacaaaaaggacagccaagtTCCAGACCATCCAAAAGACTCTGGAGCAGTCATGCCCACACTGACGAGAAAGAACGACCTGATTGTCTGGACTTACCTGAGTTCTGTTCAGGAAGACATATACAGGCAGTTCATTTCACTGGACCACATCAAGGAGCTGCTCATGACCACCAGATCACCTCTAGCTGAATTAAACATACTGAAAAAGCTGTGTGACCACCCAAGACTGCTCTCTGCCGCTGCCATCGCTAAGTTAGGCTTGGAGGAAAGTACAGCTGAAAGTCAGCAGAGCGACGACACGGAGACAGACGCTCACAGCAACGCCAACATTCCTGACAACACCTTAATATCTGAGTCTGGGAAACTTGTCTTTCTCTTTGCTCTTCTTGAAAGGCTGCGGCAAGAAGGCCACCGCACACTTGTCTTTGCACATTACAGGAAAGTGCTCGACATCATTGAACGCATCCTGGGCAACAGAGGCTTCAAAGTCATGAGACTGGATGGCACAATTACACAGattgcagagagagagagacgcatcTCTCAGTTCCAGACGGATGAAAGTTACTCCGTCTTCCTCCTGACCACCCAGGTCGGAGGAGTTGGCATCACTTTAACAGCAGCAAACCGAGTCGTGATCTACGATCCCAGCTGGAACCCGGCAACAGACGCCCAGGCTGTTGACAGGGCGTACCGCATAGGCCAGACTGAAAACGTCGTCATCTACAGACTGATCACGTGCGGCACAGTTGAGGAGAAGATCTACAGACGGCAGGTTTTCAAGGACTCCCTCATCAGACAGAATACCGGAGATAAAAAGAACCCTTTTCGGTACTTCAGCAAGCAGGAGCTGAAGGAGCTCTTCACTCTGGAGGACACCCGGTCCTCGTCCACACAGATGCAGCTCCAGGCCCTGCACTCCAGACACCGACGGACAGACCCCGAACTGGACGAGCACATTGCCCACCTCCACGCCATGGAGATGTTTGGGATAACCGACCACGATCTCATGTTTTCTCTCGATATCAACCACGATGAGGCCCCCGAGGACCAAGAGCACCAATACATTGAAGGGAGGGTCCAGAAGGCCCAGGAGCTGATGAAGGCTGAGTCAGAGTTACAGATGCAGCTGGCAGAGAGCATGGCATCAAGCACAGAACCAGCCTGGCTCAGACAACCAGTGGAGAACAACGACAGAGAGCGGTctcatgagaaaaaaagaaatccaagaCCAAGTCCTTCCTATCCACGACATGACAACAACTTAAACCGGTCACCGATCGTGGTGGACTTGGACCAGTCTTCTTCTGGCGAGACAGAAGGCCAACAGAGTCTGAGTGACAGAGTTATTGATCTAACTGCAGATCAAAGTATGACAGAAGAACAACCTGTTGTAAATATCAGCGAAGACAAGCTTTCTGAGACAGATCTGGATTCTCTGAAACACCAGTCTGTCAAGCAGGAGAAGAGTTACTTAGAAGCAGCCGACGCCTCTCCTCAGGAAGTGCTTCAGGGGTCTTTGGTGATGTCAGAGGTCAATGATGCAGGTGATACTGCAGATGCCTCCGTTCAAGAACTAATGGACGAGTCTGTGATGTCTGAAGCTGCTGTTGCTTCAACAGGTTACAACAGCCAGGCATACATCACAGCgtttgatgaagatgaagaacaGCTCAATGGATTCTCCCACTCAAAACATGACTCCAGGATGGACTTGGGGCACCCACATCCCACACCCCTAAAGAACAAAAGACTTTCTGTCTTGCAAACATCCAATTCAAGCTTCAAAGCAGACACATCATCCAGAGTCAGCACTGGGCTCGAGTCCTTCGGAGGCAACTTCAATTTACAGCTCGAGGACAGCGACATGTTCTCAGACCAGGATGTCCCGGATCCTCAGGAGACggaagcagaggagaggaagttgCTTTCACAGCTGCAGATGGAGGGGAGTCTTGATGTAAATAAATCTCTTTCTGAGAGACAACATGAAGAAGCACTCGGGCGAAGTCTCAACAGTGTCCATAACTCTAAAATGGAGTCGATTAACGATTCCATCATAGCTACCAAGAAGAAACGAGCAGCTGTGATTTATGATagtgaagaagatgaagatgctgatgatgacgatgatgatgatgatacgCAGGAGTTGAACAGGAGTCAACTGGAAAATTCCTTCCAGGTTCTTGGAGCCTCCACGCCTAAATCAGCACCATCTGGCTCCACCCCTCTCCGATCAAGAAAGAGCGTCGGAGGAAACACCTCTGTGGCTTCACGCCGCTCCCTCCTCCACTCCATCATCCAAGACATGGAGACCAACCAAGACATGGACGAAGAGGAAAGTTACGATGACATTTCAAAGAGACATTCTCATGAGgccgaagaggaggaggaggaggaagaggaggaaagttACAATGACAACATTTCAAAGAGACATTCTGATGAGGccgaagaggaagaggaggacatcATCGGTTTAACCCATGATGAGCTCCAGCTGGAGGAGACCATCGGAGAGACATTAAACACAGAAGGCGAGGAGGAGGTAGAAgaagtagaggaggaggaggtagaagaagtagaagaagtagaagaggaggaggaggaggagtactCTAAGTCAGGAGACAGTGTTGATGAGTCTGAAGAGGAAATGAGCAGTAACCTGGAAGAATCAACCAGCGAACCTGAGCTCACCTCCTCCGAGAGAATGGATCAGTGCACCGTCACTACAGGAGTCGAGACGAACGGCACAACAGACGTCGTCATGTTGGATGACGAGAGCTACGACTCCCTGgtcagcagagggagggagtaCTACAGCAAAGGGGAGCTGGACGACGCCCTCAGCTTCTTCCTGAGAGCTATTGACATCAAACCTGGAGATCCTGAAATTCAGCTCATGACCATCCAACTGTACCGGCAGCTGAGTCAGAGAAGATAA
- the sdhaf1 gene encoding succinate dehydrogenase assembly factor 1, mitochondrial: MARHSKLQKQILALYRQFLRAGQDKPGFIPRIRDEFRENARIKKTDVMHIEYLYRRAQRQLEQLKDVNTKQLGSFSKPAEKS; encoded by the coding sequence ATGGCGCGTCACAGTAAGCTGCAGAAGCAGATCCTCGCTCTGTATCGACAGTTCCTGCGAGCCGGCCAGGACAAACCCGGCTTCATCCCCCGAATCCGTGATGAGTTCAGAGAGAACGCTCGCATCAAGAAGACGGACGTGATGCACATCGAGTATCTGTACCGACGAGCACAGAGGCAGCTGGAGCAGCTGAAGGACGTCAACACCAAACAGCTGGGCTCCTTCTCCAAACCTGCTGAGAAGAGTTGA